The window tgttcaactTTGTGAATCGATGTTCTAACTAGAATTTAGTTGAGTTGAATCAGTCTTACTACGATCCATCCAAGACCAtgttttaaaagaataaatatcGAACTATCTATTTTAACTGAACATGTAAATCCATATTTAACCAAATGGTGGTCACAGGTAAAACTCAAACTCACGTTGCAGATTGATGGTGCTTCACCATGCATATGACCAGATAAATAATCACCAAAAATGGACACAGCCTTTATGAATTGGACGGCATGGGCATAAGAATTGACTATATATGATTCACTTGATGCCAAGTCATGCATGCACTCCCAAAAGTCATGCCAACCACAACACACCCACACCCAATGGGTTCACAAATGAGTGATGACTGATAAGTCAGTCATTTTTGTTAAATTACGTTGACTTTCTAGTTCTACATAGCTCAAGTCGCCAAAATAGACAAATAGTGACTCTAACTAAGTACATTTGTCTAATTGTCTAAGGTAAGAAGTAACAACCTCCTTATCACCTTATCTAACCATTGTGAGTAGCTCAAGATTCAATCCACGCATTAACAATCAACATTCTGGTACCATATTATTGGACACATTATATAACTAAAGACCCAAGCAAAAATACTCAACATCAGAGACAACTTCAATCATGTGAAAATACAAGCAGATAGGTGATCAGTGATATCCATCCTACATCACCTTTCAATTAAAGTTTACTTTTATGTTTCACAAAAAATGTTCAACAATATGCTTTAGCATCCCTACAAAAAATTCACAGGTTGGTTTTTCTGAATACAGTTACATAAACCTGCCATAATAAAATAGAGGTTGCAACACATCTCCATCCAAAATGATTTGAGTACTACTGTTATAACCTAATAATAAAATTGCTCTTTGGTTCATAGCTAACCTTACTACTGTTCCAGCTCAAATTTTATTTTCCTGTATAATTCATAATGCCATGAAATGAAAGGTAACAACAAAACTCAAGGGAAAATAATAAACAGCAAGATGAAAGTGAAACAGAAATGGAAGGAAATGGGCCACCTATAATATGACTCAGTAACTTTTCTCTGTGCTATACCAGTATATCTTTCTCACATACCCCTGCCAATATAAATAACATATATCAATACAAAATTACAAAATTGAGGAtacaaataaattacaattaaataaaacatgACAAAGAACTACACAAACCTCCATAAGACGGCTTGTTACTAACTTGCAAGGTATTATCATTCAAATTTCCATTTATCCAAAATTATTAGGAAACTGACAAACAATGCTGAATAATCCAGATATTGAAAAGATGATAACACTAATTCAAAACCATATAAGAAAAAGTAGACCTTTGATGCATGTAGCCGGCCCCCTACTTAGtaggataaggctttgttgttatTGTATAAGAAAAAGTACTCAACTCTTCCGAATATTAATGACCCAAAAAatgagaggatccatttccaaATGCCTTAACCACTCTTGTATGGGAATCAGTAAAGCGAAATGCTCCCCCTTCAGAATTGTGACAAATTCTATGTCGCCATGTCATTTTACAAGACAGCTATGCCAAAAAGTTTGAAAGTATATTCCAACCATGAGGCATCTTATTCATACTACCAGTGTACCGCCACTTACAATCCTAGAATCAACTAGCAAGTGCAGCAACAAATCCAAGAATAATATCATGAGGGCCAAAACATGAGGCACAATTTTCTTTTCCCCACTCAAGTGCATGGGGGAAATTGGACCAATGACATGAACATCACATTATTTCAATCCCATTTCTGTGTAAATAATccctaaaatactaaaatatcacAGGCAAAAGAATTGTGAGGTAAAGAGAAAAATACCAAACCTAATTGGAATTTTAATGTAAATAACTAATAGCACAGGAAATATATTTTGAAAGTGAAAGTTGTCTTATTCAATCAAAATACTACAAATTCTCAGCCATAATGCTTTGATCTAATTTATAGGTGTGAAAAGTTTGATCCTCTAATTACCTGATTTTCTTGATCATAATGGCCTTAAGTTTTCTAGCAAGATCCTCAGATTTAAGCCTCCGCTCTAAGTTCTTTTTGGCTAAAACCCGCTTCTCAGAGTTCTTGATATGAAATCTCTGTTCACGCTTTATCATCCGTTCAATGCCACTTGCTGTCATCTTACGCTGCAACAAAGTAAGTGCCTGTTCCACATTCCCATTTATTACCCTGACCCGTATGCCTCTGGACTGCTGAAGTTGCTGCAATTGGTGATGCCCGTTATTCAGCGGTTCGAGGGTGTGGCTTGTCCATCTGAGAAAGCTAGATGCATGCCTTGCAATGGTGTTCATGTTTACTGCTACTCtttgcctattttttttatatcaaaaccTGGTTAGAGGAATCAGAacataatatcaatttttaaaactataaaccaacctagttttttaaagaaaaataacagaaaactgaaaagagagagaaagttagATAGATAAATGTAGAGAGAGATATTTTAATGAATCTGGTTTATGATTGATAACTGCTCAATGAGCTGTTTCTCAGCTTATACAGATATTAAATGTATTTTCAGAAAAATCACTTTGAAGTTTTAACACCTAACTTTGTTAGTGTGTATAATAAGGACAATTGCATAATCTATCTATAACTCTATGTCGCTACACAATTTTTCCTCAAAATATTAATATTCAATCTGGTATATGTGTAACCAAATTCATTATCATATTCAGCAAATTCCAATTCGTGCATAAAAAATAGTAACGCAAAAATTCCTCTCCTATTTCCCATTCCTcccccaaaaataaataaaaatcaaattaaatcgtGCTCCATGAGCATTTCTGAACAGTACAAACAAGTTACAATCATCGTGAAATTTGAACAATGATACATAAACCAACACAACACTATGATTTAATTTTATACAGTGAACCCAACGATTAAAGCGGAAAAAGCTATATGATTCAGAAATAAGCATTAACCGTGTGTAATTAGAAGCGATGATGCTAAGCTAGAGAAGGAGTGGAAGACGAGAAAAGACGATACTAACCTGTAGAGGTTGTTGCTGCTTCAGACTTCACGGCGAAGACGACAAACCCGCCGGCGACGGTCGGAAAGGGGACGACGGTGGTGTTTGGCTTCGGTGAGCTGGAAGTGGCAACAGTGCTTCGTCGGAGACTGATAGGGTTAGATAGAAAGAGGAAACGAGTGGGCCCAAAATCTggcccaataaaaattaaaacagcTGGGAATTTAAGTATGCTTAGTTGGGCTCCTATTGGGCTTCGAATTTCGTTGTCCTAATGTATTTCATGACCTAATAAAAACACTCATGCCAATCAACTAAGGTTGATCGAGTGGTatcgtccgcttaaacaagtgtcgtTTGAATCACGTCTTGTGCAAGCTAGTTTATTTGTCTATTTAAACAAAGGTGAGTATCCTTTTAACAACTAACACTTATTACCAAAAGCTAGCTTGGTAGTTGATACTTGCCCAAACTAAAAAGAAGATAGCTAAGTCAGatcattaaaatattttcttaaaaacatAGAAAGTGGaaacccaaaaataaaagaaaaagaaaaccctaaattATAAGAGTGTGCATGGGTATGCCACTTCAAAAGCTTAAATGAACTTCAAGTTTTCAGTTTAGTCGTGTGAAAGTGTGAACTTAAAAGGGTTCGAAGTTAATGCATCACAGCAAATTGCAACAAGAAGTCAACAACCGCAATAACCATTGATTGGAACTGTACTATTGCGTTGAAGTTGAACACGTTGCAAGTGCAAAAGCCCAAGTGTCCACAAAACCAAAAAACCGCTTACTTTTTTCTACACTCTCTTCCTGGTTCCTACTATAAATGCCTCACTGGATTCTCCGCGCCCATAACTTGTCCACTTACAATCAGTGCTTCACTTCCCTGCACCCGCACACACCCAATCTTCCTCTCCGGATCTCCGCTTCTGTTATGTCTTACCGTCCTAACTACCAAGGCGGTGGCCGTCGGGGCGGCGGTGCTTCCTCTTCCGGCCGCCGTGGAGGTGGCCGTGGCGGCGGCGgtggcagaggaggaggaggaggacgcggCGAGCAGAGGTGGTGGGACCCTGTCTGGCGAGCTGAGCGCCTCAGACAGCAACAACCTCAGGTTtccaaaacaaaataataatagtaataataatttgAAGAAATGTTTTTCATTTTACGCACAGGAACtataaatttgaagtttgttaatgTTCATACTTTCATTTGCTCATTCATTTTGTGTGTTTAATGATGATAACGTTCATTTAAGTTCAATATTGCTTTAGTATAGATAGTAGAGAgatatttaaattagttttattattagCGTTGTGATTGTTGTATAGTAGGGTTTAAATGGTTTGATATGGATATGACTGATAAGATGATATAATGGGCGTAGTCTTATACATGTAGTCGATGCAATCTAGCTGGgaaaagctctttttttttttgtgtatgatGTGTTTGATAATAATCACTGCAAGTTGAATAGTTAGTGATTATTGGTTTGGATAGGAACTTAGGATATAGATACTTTACATATTTATTGAtaatattgatttgatttttaattttggtgGGGTGCAGAAGGAGGTGCTTGATGAGAATGAGTGGTGGGACAAgatagagaagatgaagagaggaGGGGAGCAGGAAATGGTCATCAAGCGTTACTTTAGTATTGCAGACCAGCAAACCGTAGCTGATATGGCATATCAGCATGGGCTGTACTTGTAAGTTCATTTCATACTCAATTTGGTTCATTGTTTAACCAGAACGAAAAAAATGCGACAACATCAATTGTAGATTTTCACTTGTTATTAAATGTTGGTTATTTGAAGTAAGGGCCAAACAACTAAGTTCTGTGAAATAATTTTCTCAATTATTGACAAGAATTGACTTTAGGATTTAGTATAACATGTGATATATGCTTAGTATATACTGACCTCTACTTATGAATATGTAAAGCTTAGGTAACCTGCTTTTTGAGTATTTCTAACATCTTAAATTAATCACCTGATTTTGTACTTGGGCAAAGAAAGCCATGCTTATAATAAAGGGAAGACTCTAGTTGTAAGCAAAGTTCCTTTGCCTGATTACCGTGCAGATCTTGACGAGCGTCATGGATCAACACAGAAGGAGGTAGAGTATATCTACCCTTTTTCAATGTCTGATTTCTGTTTTTGGAAGGATTTAGAAATGTACTTAACTTTGTTAAGTGTTCTGCAGATTAGAATGTCCACAGACATTGAACGAAGAGTAGGAAATCTTTTGAATAACTCACAATCAGTGGGGGAAGCGTCTGCTAGTTTTCCTTCTGTATCCACTGACTTGGGACAGAAACAATCATTAACTGCTACGAAATCTGTCTCTTCACAACAGAGTGATTCTTCAAAGGATAAACTTGATGTTGCTCTAAAGGAAAGGCAGGAACATATCCAGGTACATAAGCATTTGGTAATATTTACCACCAACCATTACTTGATTTCTTTGtgggatattttaaatttacatCAGAATTGTATATTGTTTATTTTTAGGCAAGTGATGGTTTGAAGGAAATGAAGGCGTTTAGGGAGAGGCTTCCTGCATTTAAAATGAAGTCAGAGTTTCTGAAAGCAGTTCAGGAGAATCAGGTGGGCGGATATTCTATCTACCATGACAAAATATCCTTTTTACCGTACCTTGGTCTATAATACGTCAGTAAGATGTAGTATCTATTGAGCTTTGTGAAAATAGGATAAGGAGGAAAAAGAATGTTGATGTCTTAAGTGGAATGATTGTTAATATAATGCGTGGACTACTTGGATTTCTTTCAATGCTTTGCTTTTGATTGTTCAATAGCTATCCCATCTGCAGTCATTCTAAGATCGCAGTTGCAGTTTTGTATCTAGAACAGAGTCTAATTTGGCTAGTGTTAGTGTAGGTATTGGTAGTTTCAGGGGAGACAGGTTGTGGCAAAACAACACAGCTTCCACAATTCATTCTGGAAGAGGAAATAGGATCTTTGCGGGGGGCTGATTGCAACATAATTTGTACTCAACCTCGGCGTATCTCTGCAATTTCGGTTTCAGCTCGAATATCTGCTGAAAGAGGGGAGAATCTTGGCGAAACAGTTGGATACCAAATTCGTCTTGAAACAAAACGTTCTGCTGAAACACGCCTTCTTTTCTGCACCACTGGTGTATTACTTCGGCAATTGGTAATATTTAATTTCTCTCAAACTGAAGGGTTCCTCTTTCTAAGATTTTAGTTTGATACTTTGATAGAGAATTAAGGAAATAGAAAGAATCTCAAAGTTATATATGGGCTGTTTGAAGATTATTTCCAGTTGCCATGACATTGAATTCTTTTTTCCTGTTTTGCTGTTAAATAGGTCCAAGATCCACAATTAAGTGGTGTCAGCCATTTGCTGGTTGATGAAATTCATGAAAGAGGCATGAATGAAgactttttaattataattttacgcGATCTTCTTCCTCGGCGTCCAGATTTGCGTCTCATTCTTATGAGTGCCACTATTAATGCTGACTTGTTCTCCAAATACTTTGGAAATGCACCAACAATACACATACCGGTATTATGTTATGTTTACATTTCATATTATTGAGTTCTTGTCTTGGATGTAAATGTAAATAAAGTACTTTCTTATATTgttctaaaaaatgaaaaataaaaagtatttccaCAAATGTTAGGGGTTTACTTATCCTGTGGAGGAGCACTTCCTAGAAGATGTGTTGGAGAAAACTCGATATAGCATTAAGGCAGAATTTGACAATTTTGAGGGGAACTCTAGGAGGAGAAGGAAACAACAGGATTCTAAGAAGGATCCGTTGACTGAAATGTTTGAGGCATGTATACTTGACCTATCTGACTGTGTGCTCATAACTTCAATGATATGACAGATTACTTTGATGTACACTCTCTAAAATATGTTTGAGACTCATGATCatgatatgtgtgtgtgtgtgtgtgtttgttgtGGTGGGGTAATGGCATTTGTTCTGGATTGTTTTAGACAAAAGGTCCCTCTTGTGCACAGTTAAATATAATTCTATTAATTTCCTCTTCTGTCTGTGTAATTTGTCTCCTTCTCTCTCCTAATTAATCTTTTCTCCCAAAAGAAATAATGTAGATATCTTAAGAGTTTAGTGTTCTAAAGTTAATAGCTCATTAATAATTTTCATGTTCTCTTGCTATTAGTGAtaagaattatattttattacttcTTTCTGATAATAATTGGCTCATTCCTTGCCCTTTTACTATGTAGATATAATATAATGCGTATACATATCTTTGTTCTTACAGGATATTGATGTAGATACTCATTACAAAAATTATAGCGTAGGTGTTAGAAAATCTCTTGATGCTTGGTCAGGTTCACAGATTGATTTGGGTCTGGTATGTATTGCTCATTTCTTACTCCGCTCATGAATCtgttttttattagttaaatgtGCCAGCTGAAGGACATATCTCTTTTcatctttttattaatttaaggctgcgtttgtttctgagaacaTGACAAGACGAGACACTGAGAACAAAACATAAAGGACAGCGACACAGAATTTAGAGTTCTTATATTCTGTTTGATGATAAAATAGAACAAATTATGGAAatataatttattctcattttttcattcaaaaaatttgagaaaaaaatataataataataataaatatgattatgaaaaattaacaagaataatgaaagaaaaaataaaaaataagttgtgtcttttgttagtgtctctgtgtccttcctgtaaggatggacacaaaatacactaattcagtgtttcTGGACACAATGTTTCTGTCCATGTCTCATCTATTAAACACAATTTTGTGTCTCGGTGTTCTGTCcttgtaaacaaacgcagcctaagaaACTTAGTAGAAATTTGTCTAGTCAAGATGCTTCTGAAGTTATGTTTTACAGTGAGAGCATTGTTTACTGGGATTAATCAGGGACTAAAATTTATAGATAATTAACAGATATTAACTGCAGTTGACTGACATTCTCATTTGTGCACTCCTTGCTGTCAATGGATTGTGCATTCTATGTTCTCTATTGCACCAGTTGCTTTGTTTATTACAATCTCCTTTCTCATGTAGTTATTTACTTTTACTGTAATGTACTAAGCTCATTAGTTCCGTTGCCACAAATTCTACTCATGATTCTTTAATTTTCATGCCACCTCAAACTCTAGTTAAAGAGTGCCTATTCATTTTAACTTCTATGTTTCAGGTAGAGGCAACAATTGAATATATCTGTCGGAAAGAAGGTGACGGAGCAATTCTTGTATTTCTTACTGGCTGGGATGAGATCTCTAAGCTACTTGACAAACTTAAAGTTAATAACTTGCTTGGTGATCCTAACAAGTGTTTGATCCTTCCTCTGCATGGCTCAATGCCTACTGTCAACCAACGTGAAATATTTGACCGTCCTCCCCCTAACAAGAGGTAAGCTCATCTCTTTTGCTAATTTCGTCATAGGCAAGTATCTGTTCTGGATATATTTTTAGACAAGTTTTCAACAAAGGACGACACTAGTGTGCAGCATTAATATGAACAAATGAGAGAATGAAGAAACTGAAACTCAACTAGAATGTTATGTTAGGCT is drawn from Arachis hypogaea cultivar Tifrunner chromosome 12, arahy.Tifrunner.gnm2.J5K5, whole genome shotgun sequence and contains these coding sequences:
- the LOC140173002 gene encoding uncharacterized protein is translated as MNTIARHASSFLRWTSHTLEPLNNGHHQLQQLQQSRGIRVRVINGNVEQALTLLQRKMTASGIERMIKREQRFHIKNSEKRVLAKKNLERRLKSEDLARKLKAIMIKKIR
- the LOC112728749 gene encoding DExH-box ATP-dependent RNA helicase DExH1 isoform X1, producing MPHWILRAHNLSTYNQCFTSLHPHTPNLPLRISASVMSYRPNYQGGGRRGGGASSSGRRGGGRGGGGGRGGGGGRGEQRWWDPVWRAERLRQQQPQKEVLDENEWWDKIEKMKRGGEQEMVIKRYFSIADQQTVADMAYQHGLYFHAYNKGKTLVVSKVPLPDYRADLDERHGSTQKEIRMSTDIERRVGNLLNNSQSVGEASASFPSVSTDLGQKQSLTATKSVSSQQSDSSKDKLDVALKERQEHIQASDGLKEMKAFRERLPAFKMKSEFLKAVQENQVLVVSGETGCGKTTQLPQFILEEEIGSLRGADCNIICTQPRRISAISVSARISAERGENLGETVGYQIRLETKRSAETRLLFCTTGVLLRQLVQDPQLSGVSHLLVDEIHERGMNEDFLIIILRDLLPRRPDLRLILMSATINADLFSKYFGNAPTIHIPGFTYPVEEHFLEDVLEKTRYSIKAEFDNFEGNSRRRRKQQDSKKDPLTEMFEDIDVDTHYKNYSVGVRKSLDAWSGSQIDLGLVEATIEYICRKEGDGAILVFLTGWDEISKLLDKLKVNNLLGDPNKCLILPLHGSMPTVNQREIFDRPPPNKRKIVLATNIAESSITIDDVVYVIDCGKAKETSYDALNKLACLLPSWISKASAHQRRGRAGRVQPGVCYRLYPKLIHDAMPQYQLAEILRTPLQELCLHIKSLQLGAVASFLEKALQPPDPLAVQNAIELLKTIGVLDDKEELTPLGRHLSTIPLDPNIGKMLLMGSIFQCLNPALTIAAALAYRNPFVLPINRKEEADDAKRSFAGDSCSDHIALLKAFEGWKEAKRSGNEKQFCWDNFLSSVTLRLIDDMRLQFLNLLSDIGFVDKSRGPNAYNQYSHDLEMVCAILCAGLYPNVVQCKRRGKRTAFYTKEVGKVDIHPASVNAGVHLFPLPYMVYSEKVKTTSIYVRDSTNISDYALLLFGGNLVPGKNGEGIEMLGGYLHFSASKSVIDLIRKLRGELDKLLNRKIEEPGLDITAEGKGVVAAAVELLHSQTIR